A section of the Clostridium sp. TW13 genome encodes:
- a CDS encoding MFS transporter, which translates to MKILKNKNFMLLWLAQTISKLGTRLYDIALMWYIYQKTGSSFALGLSVLCFTVPSVLVAPLAGVFADRLDKKKIIINTDLLNGVIMIVFSYLIFANNYPLYIQYIFIIFSTIVSSVFDPAISSAIPVIVEEKDLKDANTLNQTTSQIINILGPVLSGILIAFMNMWLLFFINGLSFLICAFTESFITIPKISAENSSKKISSQFKEGLTYVIKDKFLFYLILTGGVIINFFLAPLSIYETILANKVFNVGSTGYGMMNSAISVGALIGGLLIMANVFTDKYKMAVVGLCLEGIPVAILGFIPNYYVALLSEAFLGFGIAMASVGISTLYQTLIPKDKMGRVMALTGSLATVTVPIGTLAGSAIIQCMPLSIVLIISGIFIFISAILLIPLFRVKNERTNLSSSIS; encoded by the coding sequence ATGAAAATTCTAAAAAACAAAAACTTTATGCTTTTATGGTTAGCTCAAACTATTTCAAAATTAGGTACAAGATTATATGATATCGCATTAATGTGGTATATATATCAAAAAACAGGTTCATCTTTTGCATTAGGATTAAGTGTATTATGCTTTACAGTTCCCTCTGTTTTAGTAGCACCGCTTGCAGGTGTTTTTGCTGACAGACTTGATAAAAAGAAAATTATAATAAATACAGATCTGCTTAATGGAGTCATTATGATTGTATTCAGTTACTTAATCTTTGCAAACAATTATCCACTTTATATCCAATATATCTTCATAATCTTCTCTACAATAGTTTCATCTGTATTTGATCCAGCCATATCATCTGCTATTCCAGTTATAGTAGAAGAAAAAGATTTGAAGGATGCAAATACCCTAAATCAAACCACATCTCAAATAATAAACATACTAGGTCCTGTATTGTCAGGAATACTCATAGCTTTTATGAATATGTGGTTATTATTCTTTATAAATGGTTTATCATTTTTGATTTGTGCATTCACAGAAAGTTTTATCACTATTCCAAAAATATCTGCTGAAAATAGCTCTAAAAAGATAAGTTCTCAATTTAAAGAAGGGTTAACATATGTAATAAAAGATAAATTTCTTTTCTATCTTATATTAACTGGTGGAGTTATCATCAACTTTTTCCTAGCTCCACTATCAATTTATGAAACTATACTTGCAAACAAAGTATTTAATGTTGGCTCTACTGGATATGGAATGATGAACTCTGCTATATCTGTAGGTGCACTCATAGGTGGACTTCTTATAATGGCTAATGTATTTACTGATAAGTATAAAATGGCAGTTGTAGGTCTATGTTTAGAAGGTATTCCTGTTGCAATTTTAGGCTTCATTCCAAATTATTATGTTGCGTTGCTGTCTGAAGCATTTTTAGGTTTCGGTATAGCAATGGCTAGTGTAGGAATCAGCACTCTTTATCAAACACTTATACCTAAAGATAAAATGGGGAGGGTAATGGCATTAACAGGCTCATTAGCTACTGTTACAGTTCCAATTGGGACTCTAGCTGGTTCAGCTATAATTCAATGTATG
- a CDS encoding winged helix-turn-helix domain-containing protein produces MKELNENLSIESSMVYELLASMFRLECHEQLIPSNPEKLKYVSEDITKWVQRSRAKLTEEMKKELNVFFNWESFLGLCLIQLIWENDCYKEIDAFINFLEQYPAKDLIKFFFYTGYGEENMLIQNIEDPIEVKNFLNKASLPEVEKWKLTYFASSSEETKIRFIKLVKDFYNLIFKDNLNMLQEAHAKSIEYMTNKLKKEPYEILQKILGIHLESFNCSTILIPSYYYDIASNVSCYEDKQRVICLYGTLRPELEISEDISPEKIVTAIKILSDENRMKIIKILNTTPCYGYELSQKLGISSSTTSHHVSLLNDIGVIVGIREENKVYYQVNKDKIRHILNQFENMLT; encoded by the coding sequence ATGAAAGAACTAAATGAAAATCTCTCTATAGAAAGTTCAATGGTATATGAACTTTTAGCCTCTATGTTTCGATTGGAATGTCATGAGCAACTTATTCCTAGTAATCCAGAAAAACTAAAGTATGTCTCTGAAGATATAACTAAATGGGTACAAAGAAGCAGGGCTAAGTTAACAGAAGAAATGAAAAAAGAATTAAATGTATTCTTCAACTGGGAAAGCTTTTTAGGATTATGCTTAATTCAATTAATTTGGGAAAATGATTGCTATAAAGAAATTGATGCATTCATTAACTTTCTAGAGCAATATCCAGCAAAGGATCTAATCAAATTCTTTTTTTATACTGGTTATGGGGAAGAAAATATGCTTATCCAAAATATTGAAGATCCTATAGAAGTTAAAAACTTCTTAAATAAAGCCTCCTTACCTGAGGTAGAAAAATGGAAACTAACTTACTTTGCCTCATCTTCTGAAGAAACGAAAATCAGGTTTATAAAATTAGTTAAAGACTTCTATAATTTAATTTTTAAGGATAACTTGAATATGTTACAAGAAGCTCATGCTAAAAGTATTGAGTATATGACTAATAAATTGAAAAAAGAACCTTATGAAATCCTTCAAAAAATATTAGGAATTCATTTAGAAAGTTTCAATTGTTCTACTATCCTTATTCCATCTTACTATTATGACATCGCGTCTAATGTTTCCTGCTATGAAGATAAGCAAAGAGTAATATGTCTTTATGGCACCTTACGTCCTGAACTTGAAATTTCAGAAGATATTTCACCTGAAAAAATTGTTACTGCTATAAAGATTTTAAGTGATGAAAATCGTATGAAAATTATTAAGATTTTAAATACCACTCCTTGTTACGGCTATGAACTTTCTCAAAAGCTAGGGATCTCAAGTTCAACCACATCTCATCATGTATCATTGCTTAATGATATAGGAGTTATAGTTGGCATTAGAGAGGAAAATAAAGTTTACTATCAAGTCAATAAAGATAAGATTAGACATATACTAAATCAATTTGAAAACATGCTAACTTAG
- a CDS encoding Crp/Fnr family transcriptional regulator, with amino-acid sequence MKKIKIPKELYCYFEEVGVSIRYQKNDIIYMQDEAATNLYLIKKGRVRVYYISKDGSEITLEIVEKGRIVGESSFLQQSKRPTTVSAINDVELISCSLDDMYPYLSQSKELTLLLFQLLSNTCNHLSNLLNQYYFYDRYEKVANFLVQQTATANKDKDISEDCIPYSHEEIGSFIGLNRVTVTKILNHFKSLGYIELKYKKVMILNRQALSDYIK; translated from the coding sequence TTGAAGAAGATAAAAATTCCTAAAGAGCTATATTGTTATTTTGAAGAAGTTGGTGTATCCATTAGATATCAAAAAAATGATATTATCTATATGCAAGATGAAGCTGCAACAAATCTATACTTAATAAAAAAAGGACGAGTTAGAGTTTATTATATTTCAAAGGATGGTAGCGAAATTACATTAGAAATAGTTGAAAAAGGACGTATCGTAGGAGAATCCTCATTTCTACAACAATCCAAAAGACCCACTACAGTAAGTGCAATTAATGATGTTGAACTGATTTCTTGCTCATTAGATGACATGTATCCATACTTAAGTCAATCAAAAGAGTTAACTCTTTTACTTTTTCAATTACTTTCTAATACCTGTAATCATCTTTCAAATCTACTTAATCAATATTATTTCTATGATAGATATGAAAAGGTGGCTAACTTTTTAGTGCAGCAAACAGCTACTGCTAATAAGGATAAAGATATTAGTGAAGATTGTATTCCTTACTCTCATGAGGAGATTGGCTCTTTTATAGGGCTGAATAGAGTTACAGTCACCAAAATATTAAATCATTTCAAAAGTTTAGGTTACATAGAATTAAAATATAAAAAAGTAATGATATTAAATAGACAAGCTTTAAGTGATTATATAAAATAG
- a CDS encoding YitT family protein translates to MERRIKSLSYIVFGNVLIAFALSTLLLENNIIVGGVTGFGRVLNYFTGINITLVVYIANVTLFLCGLYFMGKKFALTTLVSTFLFPFLLEIFQSQSIFHHYCRNVLLACVLAGLIIGIGIGLVIKANASTGGVDIIAIILNRKFKIPVFITLNIIDLCMLVLQMSFTSIINIVYGLIVVFLCSFMVNKTLTFEKQIA, encoded by the coding sequence TTGGAGAGAAGAATTAAATCATTAAGTTATATTGTATTTGGAAATGTTTTGATAGCATTTGCCCTAAGTACATTGTTATTAGAAAATAATATTATTGTTGGCGGCGTAACTGGATTTGGACGTGTATTAAATTACTTTACAGGCATTAATATTACTTTAGTTGTATATATTGCAAATGTTACATTGTTTTTATGCGGATTATATTTTATGGGCAAGAAATTTGCATTAACTACTTTAGTTTCTACATTTTTATTCCCATTTCTTTTGGAGATTTTTCAAAGTCAAAGTATATTTCATCACTATTGTAGAAATGTTTTATTAGCATGTGTACTTGCAGGTCTTATAATAGGAATTGGTATTGGACTTGTAATAAAAGCTAATGCATCAACTGGTGGAGTTGATATCATTGCTATTATTTTGAATAGAAAATTTAAAATTCCTGTTTTTATTACATTAAACATAATAGATTTATGCATGTTGGTTTTGCAAATGTCATTTACATCTATTATCAATATAGTTTATGGATTGATAGTGGTATTTTTATGTTCTTTTATGGTAAATAAGACTTTAACTTTTGAAAAGCAGATAGCATAA
- a CDS encoding ATP-binding protein, with amino-acid sequence MKSRKLNSRFFIYILIIIFNIFLFQVDAFAENSPPKKILVINSLSKGNTLRGFNTNNWNDQIISGLESKLKKDNINVDLNVEYMDSSVYHSAEHYNILYNLYKYKYKTVKFDAIIAISNDAVDFLDKYANDLFPNTPVLFCAIDQSRRTTLKNHILFTGLYKSEDYKDTINIALKLHPNTKHFFIISQRNIFYSSISDKLSSSSKVDFTYCTDTDINRVKEKIDKLSSNTVIFIGTQFINNQHDPISISNTTNTLFKNCPLPVYAIGYSYMNNGIVGGMLTHGIKLGENIGDMTIRILNGEKPSDIPAIVDNSHNYVFDYNQLNRFNINTQSLPKGSEIINMPSTTYKISKQAIIYFSIGFASILILIIIFLLVIIGKLKNTKKLLINSESLLKTIINSTPDIIYFNDPNGKILEINEPFLHLLNIKEKDYKLKTIDELISPSSITNNDSKAWESGNVYRTEETILDQRKNINKIYDIIRVPLFNEDKTPRGLVLIGRDITEHKANEKNKKIIAELRYYDKLKMEFFTNLSHELRTPVNVIFSALQVVENATKNNNNDKIDLHKLKKYPYIMKQNCYRLTRIINNFIDINKIDYGNFPLDLQNIDIINILESIVLSVADYVENKGLSIIFDTEVEESIVASDPNILERIILNLLSNAIKFTPAGGNITVNIYCPNDYVVISVKDTGIGIPIEKQEAIFEKFVQVDKSLSRNREGSGVGLSLVKSLVELLNGTINVISKPNEGTEFIIKLPNETLPYDKTSVSDYNLNKSNSEVIRIEFSDIYN; translated from the coding sequence ATGAAAAGCCGCAAATTAAATTCTAGGTTTTTTATTTATATATTGATTATTATTTTTAATATATTTTTATTTCAAGTAGATGCATTTGCTGAGAACAGTCCCCCTAAGAAAATACTTGTCATAAATTCTTTAAGCAAAGGAAATACTCTTAGAGGATTTAACACTAATAATTGGAATGACCAAATAATATCCGGTCTTGAATCAAAACTTAAGAAAGATAACATTAATGTAGATTTAAATGTTGAATATATGGATTCAAGCGTTTATCACTCAGCTGAACATTATAATATACTTTACAATTTATATAAATACAAATATAAAACAGTTAAATTTGATGCTATCATTGCTATTAGCAATGATGCTGTGGATTTTTTAGACAAGTATGCAAACGACTTATTTCCTAATACTCCAGTACTATTTTGCGCCATCGATCAATCAAGAAGGACAACATTAAAAAATCATATCCTTTTTACAGGATTATATAAAAGTGAAGACTATAAAGATACAATTAATATAGCATTAAAACTACATCCTAATACAAAACATTTTTTTATAATAAGTCAACGTAATATATTTTACAGCTCAATATCAGATAAATTATCATCTTCAAGTAAAGTAGATTTTACATATTGCACGGATACTGACATTAATAGAGTAAAAGAAAAAATTGATAAATTATCTAGCAATACCGTGATTTTTATAGGCACTCAATTTATTAATAATCAACATGATCCTATTTCAATTTCAAATACTACTAATACACTTTTCAAGAACTGTCCATTGCCTGTATATGCTATAGGTTATTCATATATGAATAATGGTATTGTTGGTGGAATGCTCACACATGGCATAAAACTTGGTGAGAATATTGGTGATATGACCATACGAATTTTAAACGGAGAAAAGCCATCAGATATACCAGCCATAGTTGATAATTCACACAATTATGTATTTGATTATAATCAATTAAATCGTTTTAATATAAATACACAATCTTTGCCAAAAGGTTCTGAGATAATAAATATGCCATCAACCACTTATAAGATTTCCAAACAAGCAATTATATATTTTTCTATTGGATTTGCATCAATACTCATTTTAATAATAATCTTCCTATTAGTTATAATAGGCAAACTTAAAAATACTAAGAAATTATTAATAAATAGTGAGAGTTTATTAAAAACAATAATAAATTCCACCCCTGATATAATCTATTTTAACGATCCTAATGGTAAGATATTAGAAATTAATGAACCATTTTTGCACTTGTTAAATATTAAAGAAAAGGATTATAAACTTAAGACTATTGACGAATTAATTAGTCCATCCTCTATAACAAATAATGATAGTAAAGCTTGGGAGTCTGGTAATGTTTATAGAACTGAAGAAACTATACTTGATCAAAGAAAAAATATTAATAAAATCTACGATATTATAAGAGTTCCATTATTTAATGAAGATAAAACTCCAAGAGGTTTAGTGTTAATTGGGAGAGACATAACGGAACATAAGGCAAATGAAAAAAATAAAAAGATAATTGCGGAACTTAGATATTATGACAAATTAAAAATGGAATTTTTTACAAATCTATCGCATGAATTAAGAACTCCTGTAAATGTAATTTTCAGTGCTCTTCAAGTGGTTGAAAATGCAACAAAAAATAATAATAATGATAAAATTGACCTTCATAAGCTAAAAAAATATCCCTATATAATGAAACAAAATTGTTATAGGCTTACTCGAATTATAAATAATTTTATAGACATAAATAAAATTGATTATGGAAACTTTCCTTTAGATTTGCAAAATATAGACATCATAAACATACTAGAAAGTATAGTTTTATCTGTTGCTGACTACGTTGAAAATAAAGGACTTTCTATTATTTTTGATACTGAAGTAGAAGAATCTATTGTAGCTAGTGATCCAAATATTCTAGAGCGAATCATACTTAATTTATTATCTAATGCCATAAAATTTACACCTGCTGGCGGGAACATTACAGTTAATATCTATTGTCCAAATGATTATGTAGTGATTTCAGTGAAAGATACAGGTATAGGTATCCCTATAGAAAAGCAAGAAGCTATATTTGAAAAATTTGTACAAGTAGATAAATCACTATCAAGAAATAGAGAAGGAAGTGGAGTCGGTCTTTCATTAGTGAAATCCTTGGTAGAACTTTTAAATGGTACAATAAATGTAATCAGTAAACCTAATGAAGGAACTGAATTTATAATCAAACTTCCAAATGAGACTTTACCATATGATAAAACTTCAGTCAGTGATTATAATCTAAATAAAAGTAACTCTGAAGTTATACGAATTGAATTCTCTGATATCTATAACTAA
- a CDS encoding BlaI/MecI/CopY family transcriptional regulator, protein MKKVSKISDSEWEVMKVVWDHSPITSNKVVEILKPNTNWNPSTIYTLISRLVEKKAIEIEEGSFPYILRPLITRKECSKREYLSFIKKVYDGSLNLMISNAVEDHELSDTEIEELKNILDRSEDRG, encoded by the coding sequence ATGAAAAAAGTTTCTAAAATATCTGATTCTGAATGGGAGGTAATGAAAGTTGTGTGGGATCACTCACCAATAACATCCAATAAAGTAGTTGAAATATTGAAACCCAATACAAATTGGAATCCATCAACTATTTATACGTTGATTAGTAGGCTTGTAGAGAAGAAGGCTATTGAAATTGAAGAAGGTTCATTTCCATATATTTTGAGACCTTTAATAACAAGAAAGGAATGTTCAAAGAGAGAGTACTTATCATTTATTAAAAAGGTTTATGATGGTTCATTAAATCTTATGATATCTAATGCAGTTGAGGATCATGAACTATCTGATACTGAGATTGAAGAACTGAAAAACATTCTTGATAGAAGTGAGGACAGGGGGTGA
- a CDS encoding M56 family metallopeptidase gives MCNLMIFFDWIIISSVSASVLIGIILLVKLIVKDRQSPRWHYCIWFILMIRLMIPYVPHTSVSIFNLISPLTNKILVESIESRIKNPENVNLSNETKGNNVIRKDLNTINKIEKTNKNFIVILKNYFMIIWLMGVVTFLVYTIIANFRLFIRVKNSSVKNTEGISSIVNECKSAIKINKDVSVILTTAVSSPSLLGFTKPIILFPQDILKTLKRKELNHIILHELSHYKRKDNIVSWMVIFLKALHWFNPIIWYGFYKMHEDCEIACDANAMSCINKEDTLEYGYTIIHLVNIISKRQTTLGTLGILSSKSGVKRRIIMISRFNADKHNKKNKFSVVGGLIILTLSCILLTNAKSSIAYANKIVQSDVKSTIDVKDIKYENFDGKMMIISNSKKVSVGYALNNSKVYETTSEIAKKENALAAINAGGFNTDNLPCGFIIKDGELVYKQEDEVNRYNTVGIDKNGLLVIGRYTYSQLKNMQVKEAVGFGSEVIRNGKISEVNNSNLGVGPRTAIGQMKDGKVVFLVINGRSDTSKGATVKQVANVLLKYGVVNAALLDGGNSSTMYYNGSVITHINNSNGERAIPSAFLVLP, from the coding sequence ATGTGTAATTTGATGATTTTTTTTGATTGGATAATAATATCATCTGTTTCGGCAAGTGTACTTATAGGAATAATTTTATTAGTAAAGCTAATTGTTAAAGATAGGCAAAGTCCAAGATGGCATTATTGCATTTGGTTTATATTAATGATTAGGTTGATGATTCCATATGTACCACACACCTCAGTTAGTATATTTAATTTGATTTCTCCTTTAACCAATAAGATATTAGTAGAATCAATAGAGTCACGGATAAAAAATCCTGAAAATGTAAATCTAAGTAATGAAACAAAAGGAAATAACGTAATACGTAAAGATCTTAACACAATTAATAAAATAGAGAAAACTAATAAAAATTTCATTGTCATTTTGAAAAATTACTTTATGATAATTTGGTTAATGGGAGTTGTTACGTTTTTAGTTTACACTATTATTGCAAACTTTAGACTATTTATCAGAGTTAAAAATAGTAGTGTGAAAAATACAGAAGGGATTTCTTCAATAGTTAATGAATGTAAGTCTGCTATTAAGATAAATAAAGATGTATCAGTAATATTAACAACAGCAGTGTCATCACCATCTCTTTTAGGCTTTACTAAGCCAATTATACTTTTCCCACAGGATATACTAAAGACATTAAAAAGAAAAGAATTGAATCATATAATTTTACATGAGCTTTCTCACTATAAGAGAAAGGATAATATCGTAAGTTGGATGGTTATATTCTTAAAAGCTTTGCATTGGTTTAATCCTATAATTTGGTATGGGTTTTATAAAATGCATGAGGATTGTGAAATAGCCTGTGATGCCAATGCAATGTCATGCATAAACAAAGAAGATACTTTAGAGTATGGATATACAATTATACATTTAGTAAATATAATTTCAAAGAGGCAAACAACTCTAGGGACGTTAGGAATTTTGTCAAGTAAGTCAGGAGTAAAAAGGAGGATTATCATGATATCAAGGTTTAATGCTGATAAGCATAACAAGAAAAATAAATTTTCTGTTGTAGGAGGCTTAATTATATTAACCTTAAGTTGTATTTTACTAACTAATGCAAAAAGCAGCATAGCTTATGCTAACAAAATAGTACAATCAGATGTTAAGAGCACTATAGATGTGAAAGATATAAAGTATGAGAATTTTGATGGCAAGATGATGATTATATCCAATTCTAAGAAAGTGAGTGTTGGATATGCATTAAATAATTCAAAAGTCTATGAAACTACAAGTGAAATTGCTAAGAAGGAAAATGCTCTAGCTGCAATAAACGCAGGAGGATTCAATACTGATAATTTACCTTGTGGTTTTATTATTAAAGATGGGGAGCTTGTGTACAAACAGGAAGATGAAGTAAATAGATATAATACAGTTGGAATTGATAAGAATGGGCTTCTTGTAATAGGTAGATATACTTATTCACAATTAAAAAATATGCAGGTTAAAGAAGCAGTAGGTTTTGGCTCAGAAGTTATAAGAAATGGTAAAATTTCAGAAGTAAATAATTCTAATTTAGGGGTAGGCCCTAGAACTGCCATAGGGCAAATGAAAGATGGGAAGGTAGTATTTCTTGTTATAAATGGTAGAAGTGATACTTCAAAAGGAGCTACAGTTAAGCAGGTAGCTAATGTATTACTAAAGTATGGAGTGGTAAATGCAGCTTTACTAGACGGAGGAAATTCGTCAACTATGTATTATAATGGTAGCGTAATTACTCATATAAATAATTCAAATGGAGAACGTGCAATTCCATCTGCATTTTTAGTATTACCATAA
- a CDS encoding CPBP family intramembrane glutamic endopeptidase — MSKKFSKLQTILLVLLIMFIGFIVILLGLPKLISFISSQLGYKLSSKDLMTNYTVGTIVRLIGVVTCFIFMKIIGITKEFKWSFNRKYIAFSWLFFIYIILNFELIDISSNMIFPIIMMIISCLFVGLYEEIVFRGLILSLVLKHWGETKKGVYFSVIFSSSAFGLMHLINLFDGANVISVVAQVFYATIIGIFFSALLLRTNNNLLWCALLHAIYDIASGFEDFIPKSAHGASNNVDILPVLINLAEFTPLLILGLFLLRKIANVSSDGTVILTEKTS; from the coding sequence ATGTCGAAAAAATTCTCTAAATTGCAAACCATATTATTGGTATTGCTTATTATGTTTATTGGCTTTATAGTAATTTTACTTGGACTTCCAAAGCTAATTTCATTCATTTCTTCTCAATTGGGTTATAAACTTTCTTCAAAAGATTTAATGACAAACTACACAGTTGGAACAATAGTCAGATTAATTGGTGTTGTTACTTGTTTTATATTTATGAAAATTATAGGTATTACCAAAGAATTTAAATGGAGTTTCAATAGAAAATATATTGCATTTAGCTGGTTATTCTTTATTTATATTATCCTAAACTTTGAACTTATTGATATATCATCTAATATGATTTTTCCTATTATTATGATGATAATAAGTTGTCTATTTGTTGGATTATATGAAGAAATTGTATTCAGAGGCTTAATTTTATCTTTAGTATTAAAACACTGGGGTGAAACAAAAAAAGGTGTATATTTTTCAGTTATATTCTCAAGTTCGGCCTTTGGATTGATGCATTTAATAAATCTTTTTGATGGGGCAAACGTTATCTCCGTAGTAGCACAAGTTTTTTATGCCACTATTATAGGAATATTCTTTTCAGCACTTTTGCTAAGAACCAATAATAATTTATTATGGTGCGCTTTATTGCACGCTATTTATGATATTGCTAGTGGCTTCGAAGATTTTATTCCTAAATCAGCACACGGAGCCTCTAATAATGTAGACATTTTGCCTGTTCTAATCAATTTAGCAGAGTTCACACCATTACTTATCTTAGGTTTATTTTTGCTTAGAAAAATTGCAAATGTATCCTCAGATGGAACTGTGATTCTTACTGAAAAAACTTCATAA
- a CDS encoding PadR family transcriptional regulator, producing the protein MKIDKSLITGSTTMLVLTLLNAGDKYGYQMIKELEEQSDNTFSLNEGTLYPILHGLENDGMVESFMAVAENGRKRKYYRITKKGKKLLEDKKKEWEFFSSKVNKVIGGVTYVGA; encoded by the coding sequence ATGAAGATTGATAAGAGTTTAATTACCGGAAGCACCACTATGCTTGTTCTTACATTACTAAATGCTGGAGATAAGTATGGTTATCAAATGATAAAGGAACTTGAGGAACAATCAGACAATACATTTAGTCTTAATGAAGGGACTCTGTATCCTATTTTGCATGGCCTTGAGAATGATGGAATGGTGGAGTCATTTATGGCTGTAGCTGAAAATGGGAGAAAGAGAAAATATTATAGGATAACAAAGAAGGGTAAGAAACTACTGGAAGATAAAAAGAAGGAATGGGAATTCTTTTCTTCAAAAGTCAATAAAGTAATTGGTGGTGTTACCTATGTGGGAGCATAA
- a CDS encoding permease prefix domain 1-containing protein: MWEHNVEEFITNVCKEIKYKKARNKISEELKNHIEDHAYDLMDNGVDEEAAYIESIAAMGNPKEIGKNLNKQHRPYVGWLLNITNIIIGMICFFLGYIIIFGVIGSFDHSAYPNNNDIKYSAKLKQEDKIDTVTIVMKQIILDKNNGVYIILNEYHSLFEKNYWVTSWGAGRFNIYDDLGNKYTTQSGQGSNNIFGSRNLIFIENFNSKAQKIILDYDHYNRHMRFEIKLSGGDEK; encoded by the coding sequence ATGTGGGAGCATAATGTAGAAGAATTTATAACCAATGTATGCAAAGAGATAAAGTATAAAAAAGCTCGCAATAAAATAAGTGAAGAATTGAAAAATCATATAGAGGATCATGCATATGATTTGATGGATAACGGTGTTGATGAAGAAGCAGCCTATATAGAGTCTATAGCAGCAATGGGGAATCCAAAAGAAATAGGAAAGAATCTAAATAAGCAGCATAGACCATATGTAGGTTGGCTTTTAAATATTACTAACATTATTATAGGAATGATATGTTTTTTTCTTGGTTATATAATTATATTTGGAGTTATTGGCTCATTTGACCATTCTGCATATCCAAATAATAATGATATAAAGTATTCAGCTAAACTTAAGCAAGAAGATAAAATTGATACTGTAACTATTGTAATGAAGCAGATTATTTTAGATAAAAATAATGGTGTATATATTATACTTAATGAATATCACAGTTTATTTGAGAAAAATTATTGGGTAACAAGTTGGGGGGCTGGAAGGTTTAATATATATGATGATTTAGGCAATAAATATACAACTCAAAGTGGTCAAGGGAGTAACAACATATTTGGTTCAAGAAACTTGATATTCATTGAAAATTTCAATAGTAAGGCTCAAAAGATAATTCTAGATTATGATCATTATAATAGACATATGAGATTCGAAATAAAGCTAAGTGGAGGTGATGAAAAATGA
- a CDS encoding rubrerythrin family protein: MEDLRGSETEKNLYRTFAVEARTNNLYKMFAEVARKEGYQWVAEVYETVGANELAHSRAAYKKYLDKVEETKENLKFSINREDEVADKYKEYEKIAKAEGFEKVAMFFKELSEAEESHVDIYTDLSDRFENGGIFYSEKPIAWVCMNCGYIHEGKTPPNDCPCCGYPKGYFKPKCDVK, encoded by the coding sequence GTGGAAGATTTAAGAGGATCAGAAACTGAAAAAAATCTTTATAGAACTTTTGCTGTGGAAGCTAGAACAAATAACCTTTACAAAATGTTTGCAGAGGTAGCTAGAAAGGAAGGTTACCAGTGGGTAGCTGAAGTTTATGAAACAGTAGGAGCTAACGAGTTAGCACATTCTAGAGCAGCTTATAAAAAATACCTAGATAAGGTGGAAGAAACAAAAGAAAACTTAAAGTTTAGTATAAATAGAGAGGATGAGGTGGCTGATAAATATAAGGAATATGAAAAAATAGCTAAAGCAGAAGGTTTTGAGAAAGTAGCTATGTTTTTTAAAGAATTAAGTGAAGCTGAAGAATCTCATGTAGATATTTATACAGATTTAAGTGATAGATTTGAAAATGGCGGAATATTTTATTCAGAAAAACCAATTGCTTGGGTATGTATGAATTGTGGATATATCCATGAAGGAAAAACTCCACCTAATGATTGTCCTTGCTGTGGTTATCCAAAGGGATATTTTAAGCCTAAATGTGATGTGAAATAA